A genome region from Pseudomonas sp. S06B 330 includes the following:
- a CDS encoding sigma-54 interaction domain-containing protein → MFTLVPQPLVYAEALLAHFASLSRAADAATLLGDFVRAVAGLSGCELSQLYLLDATHVRLGLSAECLGGILQPQEATSLPVDYNGEQLLQFALCQNRVVSLVGLNDSLHETSFLPAQDMPWHSLLCIPLVNTQKSVEGLLLCASREPVDLQGFADSMAQLGAFVLGQLHLLQRLRPTVDDVAPVASVLVSASGYGLIGSSTAMRQTYQLISKVLHSPYTVLLRGETGTGKEVVARAIHDYGPRRSQAFIVQNCAAFPENLLESELFGYRKGAFTGADRDRAGLFDAANGGTLLLDEIGDMPLSLQAKLLRVLQEGEIRPLGSNDTHTIDVRIIAATHRDLAALVSEGKFREDLYYRLAQFPIELPALRQREGDVLDLARHFADKACAFLKRDPVSWSESALNHLCGYTFPGNVRELKGLVERAVLLCEGGELLAEHFSLSIEALPEEPGLNLRERLEKVERQLLLDCLRKNDGNQTLAARELGLPRRTLLYRLGRLNINLGDFEG, encoded by the coding sequence ATGTTCACCTTGGTACCGCAACCGCTGGTCTACGCCGAGGCGCTGCTGGCGCATTTCGCCAGCCTTTCACGGGCGGCCGACGCTGCCACGCTGCTGGGCGACTTCGTGCGGGCGGTAGCCGGGCTCAGTGGTTGCGAACTGAGTCAACTGTACCTGCTGGATGCCACACATGTTCGGCTGGGTCTGAGCGCCGAATGTTTGGGCGGCATCCTGCAACCGCAGGAAGCGACGAGTCTGCCAGTGGATTACAACGGTGAGCAACTGCTGCAATTCGCCTTATGTCAGAACCGTGTAGTGAGCTTGGTGGGGCTGAATGACAGCCTCCACGAAACCAGTTTCCTGCCGGCTCAGGACATGCCCTGGCACTCGTTGTTGTGCATACCGTTGGTGAACACGCAAAAATCCGTCGAGGGCCTGTTGTTGTGCGCCAGTCGCGAACCGGTCGACCTTCAGGGCTTCGCCGACTCCATGGCCCAGCTGGGCGCCTTTGTGCTCGGGCAATTGCACCTGCTACAACGCCTGCGCCCTACGGTGGACGACGTGGCGCCCGTGGCCAGCGTCTTGGTCAGCGCCAGCGGTTACGGGCTGATCGGCAGCAGCACGGCGATGCGCCAGACCTACCAGTTGATCAGCAAAGTGCTGCATAGCCCCTATACCGTATTGCTGCGCGGCGAAACCGGTACCGGTAAGGAAGTGGTGGCGCGGGCCATCCATGACTATGGTCCGCGACGCTCCCAGGCGTTCATCGTGCAGAACTGCGCGGCGTTTCCGGAGAACTTGCTGGAAAGCGAACTGTTCGGCTACCGCAAGGGCGCCTTCACTGGCGCCGATCGCGACCGCGCCGGGCTATTCGACGCGGCCAATGGCGGCACACTGTTGCTGGACGAAATCGGTGACATGCCGCTGTCCCTGCAAGCCAAGCTGTTGCGTGTGTTGCAGGAGGGAGAGATTCGCCCGCTGGGCTCCAACGATACCCACACGATCGACGTGCGCATCATCGCCGCAACCCACCGCGATTTGGCTGCTCTGGTCAGCGAAGGCAAGTTCCGAGAGGACCTGTACTACCGCCTGGCGCAGTTTCCGATCGAATTGCCGGCCCTGCGTCAGCGCGAAGGCGACGTCCTCGACCTGGCCCGACACTTCGCCGACAAAGCTTGTGCCTTTTTGAAGCGCGACCCGGTGAGCTGGTCAGAAAGCGCCCTCAATCATCTCTGCGGTTACACCTTCCCGGGCAACGTGCGCGAGCTCAAGGGACTGGTGGAGCGAGCGGTGTTGTTGTGTGAAGGCGGTGAGCTGCTGGCCGAGCATTTCTCTCTGAGCATCGAAGCGCTGCCGGAAGAACCCGGCCTCAACCTGCGCGAACGCCTGGAGAAGGTCGAGCGCCAGCTGCTGCTTGATTGCCTGCGCAAGAACGATGGCAACCAGACCCTGGCAGCCCGCGAGCTGGGGTTGCCCAGGCGCACGCTGCTGTACCGCCTCGGGCGGCTGAACATCAATCTTGGCGACTTCGAGGGCTAG
- the tagH gene encoding type VI secretion system-associated FHA domain protein TagH, which yields MELVFEVLNTQQVVPKQLSSKTFKQAGGVIGRAKDCDWVIPDEQRHLSNHHAVISYHDGTFFLTDTSRNGIKASASGAYLRKGEPQRIEHGSLFTLGDFEIRARLVHDPVILDIEAGRPQPAGSTIPDDAFLDLDPLNVLDQQERVYSDIDELTALNTPRQEPLQRADYARIDMESLLVPELVAPPQPPVSVEPAPVERQHEGFWEQFGAALGMDLNGLDHDNREVLAINAARLLKQSIGDLQQSLRTRSELKNELRLALTTAQGSSKNPLKFALDASEVLGILLLGNKPGHLPAEEAISRAFRDLQAHQVALLSASRAAMRSTLEHFSPQQLTLRFERDSKPLLATAGSRWRAYNRYHQALRQDDDWSERLLARDFAQAYEEQIRLISTLHTEHQG from the coding sequence ATGGAACTGGTTTTCGAAGTGCTGAACACCCAGCAGGTCGTGCCCAAGCAATTAAGCAGCAAAACCTTCAAACAGGCAGGCGGGGTGATTGGACGGGCCAAGGATTGTGACTGGGTGATCCCGGACGAGCAGCGTCACCTGTCCAATCATCATGCGGTCATCAGCTACCACGACGGTACGTTTTTCCTCACCGATACCAGCAGAAACGGTATCAAGGCCAGCGCTAGCGGCGCCTACCTGCGTAAGGGCGAACCGCAGCGAATTGAGCACGGCAGCCTCTTTACGCTGGGGGACTTCGAGATCCGCGCGCGTCTGGTGCACGATCCGGTAATCCTCGATATCGAGGCCGGTCGTCCGCAACCCGCGGGTAGCACCATTCCCGATGACGCATTCCTCGATCTCGACCCACTCAACGTGCTGGACCAGCAGGAGCGGGTGTATTCAGACATCGATGAGTTGACCGCGCTTAACACGCCGCGCCAGGAACCCCTTCAACGGGCGGACTATGCGCGCATCGACATGGAAAGCCTGCTAGTGCCGGAACTGGTGGCGCCGCCCCAGCCGCCGGTCTCTGTCGAGCCAGCTCCGGTAGAACGCCAGCATGAAGGTTTCTGGGAGCAATTCGGCGCGGCGCTGGGGATGGACCTCAACGGCCTCGATCACGACAACCGTGAAGTGCTGGCGATCAATGCCGCACGCCTGCTCAAGCAAAGTATTGGCGACCTGCAGCAGAGCCTGCGCACCCGCAGTGAGCTGAAAAATGAACTGCGCCTTGCCCTGACCACTGCCCAGGGCAGCAGCAAGAACCCACTCAAGTTCGCCCTGGACGCCAGCGAGGTGCTGGGCATCCTGCTGCTGGGCAACAAGCCCGGCCATTTGCCGGCCGAGGAGGCGATTTCCCGCGCCTTTCGCGACCTGCAAGCGCACCAGGTGGCGCTGTTGAGCGCCAGCCGTGCGGCGATGCGCAGCACTCTCGAACATTTCTCGCCGCAGCAACTGACGCTGCGTTTCGAACGCGATAGTAAACCGTTGCTGGCCACTGCCGGCAGCCGCTGGAGGGCTTACAACCGGTATCACCAGGCTTTGCGTCAGGATGATGACTGGAGTGAGCGCCTGCTGGCACGTGACTTCGCCCAGGCCTACGAGGAACAGATTCGCCTGATCTCCACCCTTCACACCGAGCACCAAGGATGA
- the tssJ gene encoding type VI secretion system lipoprotein TssJ produces MSRCLTLLLKALVALTTLAMLASCSSLSPYSSMTKLNLKLTASDELNPDLNGRPSPVVVRLIELKHPVAFENADFFSLYERAKESLAPDMVTSEELELRPGETVELKLSVEEGSRYVGVLAAYRDLSQSQWRYVVQLTAQALNEADLTLDQASIRSSNVTIVKADR; encoded by the coding sequence ATGTCTCGCTGCTTGACCCTGCTACTCAAGGCGCTGGTTGCACTGACCACCCTGGCAATGCTGGCCAGCTGTTCTTCACTGTCGCCGTACTCGAGCATGACCAAACTGAACCTCAAGCTGACCGCCAGCGACGAGCTCAACCCGGACCTCAATGGTCGTCCGTCGCCGGTCGTGGTCCGGCTGATCGAGCTCAAGCATCCGGTGGCGTTCGAAAACGCCGATTTTTTCAGCCTCTATGAGCGTGCCAAGGAATCCTTGGCGCCGGACATGGTGACCAGCGAAGAGCTTGAATTGCGCCCAGGTGAAACCGTGGAGCTCAAGCTCAGCGTCGAGGAGGGCAGCCGCTACGTCGGTGTGCTGGCGGCCTATCGTGACCTGTCGCAATCCCAGTGGCGCTATGTGGTGCAGCTCACTGCGCAGGCGCTGAACGAAGCCGATCTGACCCTCGACCAGGCCAGCATCCGCTCCAGTAATGTAACGATCGTCAAGGCGGATAGATAA
- the tssK gene encoding type VI secretion system baseplate subunit TssK, whose amino-acid sequence MNVHKVIWQEGMLLRPQHFQHNDRYYDYQMKTRTQLLGSYCWGFLGLEIDLQFLNMGKLVISQASGILPDGSLFELGGNTEPLVLDVPPNTGHTPVYLALPLVTGNHIEARRAEQSDVLARYTAYEAQVADSNAGDDSSSQVSCARPDFRLVLGEQQSDQVYVKLKLCEVLDTTPDGVISLDPDFVPTFIHAHASSYLLSCLKEVISMLSHRGDTIAERIRSNSKVGGAEVGDFMMLQLINRTELLLRHYLGLEQVHPEALYRTLLTMLGDLATFASDSKRPRLDSRYQHSDQGVSFRKLMDAIRQVLSMVLEQHAIELELQARQYGITVSPLHDHTLLESASFVLAASANCDSEELRHRLPAHLKVGPVEHIRQLVNLHLPGIKVKPLPVAPRQIAFHANKTYFILELNSDDLAQLERSGGFAFHVSGEFAELELKFWAIRN is encoded by the coding sequence ATGAATGTGCATAAAGTCATCTGGCAGGAAGGCATGTTGCTGCGCCCGCAGCACTTCCAGCACAACGATCGTTACTATGACTACCAGATGAAAACCCGCACTCAGTTGCTGGGCAGTTATTGCTGGGGGTTTCTGGGGTTGGAAATCGACCTGCAGTTTCTCAACATGGGCAAGCTGGTGATCAGCCAGGCCTCTGGCATCCTGCCTGATGGCAGCCTGTTCGAGCTGGGTGGCAACACCGAGCCGTTGGTCCTGGATGTGCCGCCCAATACCGGCCACACCCCGGTCTACCTGGCCTTGCCGCTGGTGACGGGCAACCACATCGAAGCACGTCGTGCGGAGCAGTCTGATGTCCTGGCGCGCTATACCGCCTATGAGGCGCAAGTCGCCGACTCCAACGCCGGCGACGACTCCAGCAGCCAGGTCAGTTGTGCCCGGCCGGACTTCCGTCTGGTGCTCGGCGAGCAACAGAGCGACCAGGTCTATGTGAAGCTCAAACTCTGCGAAGTCCTTGATACTACGCCCGATGGGGTAATCAGCCTCGATCCAGACTTTGTGCCAACCTTTATTCATGCCCATGCCTCGAGCTATCTGCTGTCGTGCTTGAAGGAAGTCATCAGCATGCTCAGCCACCGCGGCGACACCATTGCCGAGCGGATTCGTTCCAACAGCAAGGTCGGCGGTGCCGAAGTCGGCGACTTCATGATGTTGCAACTGATCAACCGTACCGAACTGCTGCTACGCCACTACCTGGGCCTGGAACAGGTCCATCCAGAAGCGTTGTACCGCACGCTGCTGACCATGCTCGGCGATCTGGCGACCTTCGCCAGCGACAGCAAACGGCCACGCTTGGACAGCCGTTATCAGCACAGTGACCAGGGCGTGAGCTTTCGCAAATTGATGGACGCGATTCGCCAAGTGCTGTCGATGGTGCTCGAACAGCACGCCATCGAGCTGGAGTTGCAGGCGCGTCAATACGGGATCACGGTGTCGCCGTTGCACGACCACACGTTGCTGGAGTCGGCCTCGTTCGTCCTGGCCGCGAGTGCCAACTGCGACTCCGAAGAGTTGCGCCATCGCTTGCCGGCGCACCTGAAGGTCGGTCCAGTGGAACATATTCGCCAGTTGGTCAACCTGCACTTGCCAGGGATCAAGGTGAAGCCGTTGCCCGTGGCGCCACGGCAGATCGCATTTCACGCCAACAAAACCTATTTCATCCTCGAACTCAATTCCGATGACCTGGCGCAATTGGAGCGTTCAGGCGGTTTCGCCTTCCACGTGTCCGGCGAGTTCGCTGAGCTTGAACTGAAATTCTGGGCCATCAGGAACTGA
- the icmH gene encoding type IVB secretion system protein IcmH/DotU — protein MIKDMEYHQDDKTVLLDRQGQGPAQEPMTDVATPTRIERLEQRMIYAARLRPAEAFNIGLNALAAAASDLLSEVVRLKNSNSSEDLPALNTRLSEELKLFEVRAQQNGAEHSQTITARYVLCTVVDEAVVTTLRDKESEWSQMSLLSSFHNETFGGEKFFQLLDRLTKNPVKNLPMLELMYLCLSLGFEGKYRVMPRGMLELEGIRDALYRQIRQLRGDVPRELSPHWEGLRDKRRSLVRIVPWWMVALFTVACLVVMYSGFAWVLGEQRDSVLQPYQQLDPTVVQPQP, from the coding sequence ATGATCAAGGACATGGAATACCACCAGGACGACAAAACCGTCTTGCTCGATCGCCAGGGCCAGGGTCCGGCGCAGGAGCCGATGACCGATGTTGCCACGCCAACGCGCATCGAACGTCTTGAACAGCGGATGATCTACGCCGCGCGTCTGCGCCCGGCCGAGGCCTTCAACATCGGTCTCAATGCGCTGGCGGCGGCGGCCTCCGATCTGTTGTCGGAAGTGGTGCGCCTTAAGAACAGCAACAGCAGCGAAGACTTGCCCGCGCTTAACACGCGTCTGAGCGAAGAGCTGAAGCTGTTCGAGGTGCGTGCCCAGCAAAATGGTGCGGAACACAGCCAAACGATCACCGCCCGCTACGTGCTCTGCACGGTGGTCGATGAGGCGGTGGTCACCACCCTGCGGGACAAGGAAAGTGAGTGGTCGCAGATGAGCCTGCTCAGCAGCTTCCACAACGAGACCTTTGGTGGCGAAAAGTTTTTTCAACTGCTGGATCGGCTTACGAAGAACCCGGTCAAGAACCTGCCGATGCTGGAACTGATGTACTTGTGCCTATCGCTGGGCTTTGAGGGCAAGTACCGGGTCATGCCCCGCGGCATGCTCGAACTCGAAGGTATACGCGATGCACTGTACCGGCAAATCCGCCAGCTGCGCGGTGACGTGCCCCGTGAGCTGTCACCACATTGGGAGGGCTTGCGCGACAAACGCCGTAGTCTGGTGCGCATCGTGCCGTGGTGGATGGTTGCCTTGTTCACCGTGGCCTGCCTGGTGGTGATGTATTCGGGGTTTGCCTGGGTTCTGGGCGAGCAGCGCGACAGCGTTCTGCAACCTTATCAGCAGCTTGACCCGACCGTGGTCCAGCCCCAGCCGTAA
- the tssM gene encoding type VI secretion system membrane subunit TssM yields the protein MKSFFKKIATLLRKTWLWTLLLVLFVALMVWFAGPLLAVDDYKFWESATSRLLTISVLFLIWGLAMVFVSWRAGLRKKALEDSDDGQERLRRDALIDEERDALSSRFKDAVRTLKTSSLYRGRSERWRDDLPWYLLIGPQSSGKTSLLDFSGLEFPINKIERKLTRDTLGTRHCDWYFADHGVLIDTAGRYLTQPDADVDGSAWSTLLNLLRKRRRGQPLNGVLVTLPVELLLSGNEKDLDTLAQQVRQRLQEVHQTLHVDVPVYLVLSKADQLLGFDEFFDQLTREESDQVLGASFGQEQSGTDVAVLRQEFEALLRRLNSQVIMRMHQERDTQRRGRILDFPHQLGQIGEHLCLFVDMAFTGNRYQRASQLRGFYLTSAPHLMEKLDHDAASIGATLGMPTGVLPTLRRGRSRFIHHLLSRVIFPEADLAGLDTRERNRIHWGQRALYAGALVALVVFGLLWAGGFSANYERLENLRSLAQHWNQQRTALSAHDDAMAALNTLDTSFNATQVFPDKGDVSLRERVGLYQGNESNPVVLSAYERELQAQLLPRVAQMLEAQIRTSLRDRDRLLNSLRAYLMLNMQDRRDPSWLKAWVAADWSTRYAGNTAVQNGLNAHLERLLTLPFSYPLNDTLVAQARQVLRSESLANVVYRALREQGRSLPEYRLSQHLGSQGELFYGTDYAIPGFYTQQGYQQYFSVQGSALVSNILRDNWVLGEGSGISGMDLRRLMVALEQLYFRDYANYWSEAVGRVGLQPFSDAGEGADQVAGLTSASSPVLQLLVAVRENTRFQTFAESVEEVSAIADNAATKVGALGKVAAAAGGKAQHVLAKTLPDTAKQSLQRRFEPLHRLLDDNSGPAADLTPALQALNDLQLQLASLARASAPEQAAYEMAKARMSGQRDALSNLRNASKRLPRPLSAWFNLLAEDTWRLVLDDTYQYLNQRYQSELYSFYGKAISKRYPFNAHSTSDVAISDFREFFKAQGIADRFFETYMRPFVSGDPGNYRLRSIDGHSLPMSKAYLEQMAATQVIRQSFFSENPAQPHVQFKLEPYTLDPAVSRSEFRFGDKTLEYRHGPIVPVSFKWPSDVEDGRTSLVLEKMAGRAIGIEKNTGPWSLFRLFDLMQTEYLTGRDVLVLKAEVGGLRANYLLMSQRVPNPFDVSVLRSYRMPVAL from the coding sequence ATGAAAAGTTTCTTCAAAAAAATCGCTACCCTCCTGCGTAAGACATGGCTCTGGACGCTATTGTTGGTGCTGTTTGTGGCCCTAATGGTGTGGTTCGCCGGGCCGCTGCTGGCGGTCGACGACTATAAATTCTGGGAAAGTGCGACCTCGCGCCTGCTGACCATCAGCGTGCTGTTCCTGATCTGGGGGCTGGCCATGGTTTTTGTCAGCTGGCGCGCCGGGCTGCGCAAGAAAGCGCTGGAAGACAGTGACGACGGCCAGGAACGTCTGCGTCGTGATGCGTTGATTGACGAGGAGAGGGACGCGCTGAGCAGCCGTTTCAAGGACGCCGTGCGCACCCTCAAAACGTCCAGTCTGTATCGTGGCCGCAGCGAGCGCTGGCGCGACGACCTGCCTTGGTATCTGCTGATCGGTCCGCAAAGCAGCGGCAAGACCAGCCTGTTGGATTTCTCCGGCTTGGAGTTCCCGATCAACAAGATCGAGCGTAAGCTGACCCGCGACACCCTCGGCACCCGACATTGCGACTGGTACTTCGCTGACCACGGTGTGCTGATCGACACCGCTGGCCGCTACCTGACCCAGCCTGATGCTGACGTTGACGGGAGTGCCTGGAGCACCTTGCTCAACCTGTTACGCAAGCGCCGTCGCGGGCAGCCGCTGAACGGTGTTCTGGTGACCCTTCCGGTGGAGCTGCTGCTGAGCGGCAATGAAAAGGACCTCGACACGCTGGCGCAGCAGGTGCGCCAGCGGCTGCAGGAGGTGCATCAGACGCTGCACGTCGATGTGCCGGTGTACCTGGTGCTGAGCAAGGCCGACCAATTGCTGGGCTTTGACGAGTTCTTTGATCAGTTGACCCGCGAGGAAAGCGATCAGGTACTCGGTGCCAGCTTTGGCCAGGAGCAGAGTGGCACCGACGTCGCCGTGCTACGTCAGGAATTCGAAGCGTTACTGCGGCGCCTGAACAGCCAGGTGATCATGCGCATGCACCAGGAGCGCGACACCCAGCGCCGTGGTCGCATTCTCGATTTCCCACATCAACTGGGGCAGATCGGCGAACACCTGTGCCTGTTCGTCGACATGGCGTTCACCGGTAACCGCTACCAGCGCGCCAGCCAGCTGCGCGGTTTTTACCTGACCAGCGCCCCTCACCTGATGGAGAAACTCGACCACGACGCTGCCAGCATCGGTGCCACACTGGGCATGCCGACCGGTGTTCTGCCGACCCTGCGCCGCGGTCGTTCGCGCTTCATTCACCACCTGCTGAGCCGGGTGATTTTCCCCGAGGCCGATCTGGCTGGGCTGGACACGCGCGAGCGCAATCGCATCCATTGGGGCCAGCGTGCACTGTACGCTGGCGCGCTGGTGGCGTTGGTCGTGTTCGGCCTGCTCTGGGCTGGCGGTTTCTCTGCCAACTACGAGCGCCTGGAAAATCTGCGCTCCCTGGCGCAGCATTGGAACCAGCAGCGGACGGCGCTGAGTGCCCACGACGATGCGATGGCGGCGCTCAACACCCTGGACACCAGTTTCAACGCTACCCAAGTGTTCCCGGACAAGGGCGATGTCTCGCTGCGTGAGCGAGTCGGTCTGTACCAAGGTAACGAAAGCAACCCGGTGGTGCTCAGTGCCTACGAGCGTGAGCTTCAGGCGCAGCTGCTGCCGCGGGTGGCGCAGATGTTGGAAGCACAGATTCGCACCAGCCTGCGCGATCGTGACCGCTTGCTAAACAGCCTGCGGGCGTACTTGATGCTGAACATGCAGGATCGCCGCGATCCGTCCTGGCTCAAGGCCTGGGTGGCCGCCGACTGGTCTACGCGCTATGCCGGTAACACTGCGGTGCAGAACGGCTTGAACGCGCACCTGGAACGCCTGCTCACATTACCGTTCAGTTATCCGCTCAACGACACCCTGGTGGCCCAGGCCCGTCAGGTGCTGCGCAGTGAGTCGCTGGCCAACGTGGTTTACCGCGCGTTGCGTGAGCAGGGGCGGAGCCTGCCAGAGTACCGTTTGAGCCAGCACCTGGGGTCGCAGGGTGAGCTGTTTTACGGTACCGACTATGCCATTCCCGGCTTTTACACCCAGCAGGGTTATCAGCAGTATTTCTCGGTCCAGGGCAGCGCATTGGTCAGCAATATCCTGCGTGATAACTGGGTGTTGGGTGAGGGCAGCGGTATCAGTGGCATGGACCTGCGTCGTCTGATGGTGGCACTTGAACAGCTGTATTTCCGCGACTACGCCAACTACTGGAGTGAAGCGGTCGGCCGGGTTGGCCTGCAACCGTTCAGCGATGCCGGCGAAGGCGCCGATCAAGTCGCCGGCCTGACCTCGGCCAGCTCGCCGGTGCTGCAATTGCTGGTGGCGGTACGTGAAAATACCCGCTTCCAGACCTTCGCCGAAAGCGTTGAAGAGGTGAGCGCAATCGCGGACAACGCCGCCACGAAGGTAGGGGCGCTGGGCAAGGTCGCAGCGGCAGCCGGGGGCAAGGCTCAGCACGTACTGGCCAAGACCCTGCCGGACACTGCGAAGCAGTCGCTGCAGCGTCGCTTCGAACCGTTGCACCGCCTACTGGATGACAACAGCGGCCCGGCGGCGGACCTGACCCCGGCACTGCAGGCGCTGAACGACCTGCAACTGCAACTGGCCAGCCTGGCCCGAGCCAGCGCACCCGAGCAGGCGGCGTACGAGATGGCCAAGGCGCGCATGAGCGGCCAGCGTGATGCGCTGAGCAACCTGCGCAATGCGTCGAAACGCCTGCCGCGCCCGCTGAGTGCCTGGTTCAACCTGCTGGCGGAAGACACCTGGCGCCTGGTGCTCGACGACACCTACCAGTACCTGAATCAGCGTTATCAGAGCGAGCTGTACAGCTTCTACGGCAAGGCCATCAGCAAGCGTTACCCGTTCAACGCCCACAGCACCAGCGACGTTGCCATCAGTGACTTCCGTGAGTTCTTCAAGGCTCAGGGCATTGCCGATCGCTTCTTTGAAACCTACATGCGGCCTTTCGTCAGTGGCGATCCGGGCAATTACCGCCTGCGCAGTATCGATGGCCACAGCCTGCCGATGTCCAAGGCCTACCTTGAGCAGATGGCCGCGACCCAGGTGATCCGCCAGAGTTTCTTCTCGGAGAACCCGGCACAGCCGCACGTGCAGTTCAAGCTGGAGCCGTACACCCTGGACCCGGCGGTCAGCCGCTCCGAGTTCCGGTTTGGCGATAAGACCCTGGAATACCGTCACGGCCCGATCGTACCGGTGTCGTTCAAGTGGCCGAGCGATGTTGAAGACGGGCGAACCAGCCTGGTGCTGGAGAAGATGGCCGGCCGCGCGATCGGCATCGAGAAGAACACCGGCCCCTGGTCGCTGTTCCGTCTATTTGATCTGATGCAGACCGAGTACCTGACGGGCCGTGATGTGTTGGTGCTCAAGGCTGAGGTGGGTGGCCTGCGCGCCAACTATCTGCTGATGAGCCAACGGGTGCCGAACCCATTCGATGTGAGTGTGTTGCGCAGCTACCGCATGCCGGTGGCGCTCTGA
- a CDS encoding PP2C family protein-serine/threonine phosphatase, whose protein sequence is MPVTSPWRSAARTDPGKVRARNEDAFLDCPEQGLWVVADGMGGHQRGDVASQLIVASLAELPAQGGFDERVKGLRQCLHWLNRRLGQELTVTAERHDSIMGSTVVALLLEGNRAACIWAGDSRCYLWRGQRLYQLSRDHSLQQQLIDEQQMSVEQARAHPAANALTRAVGASEQLTLEVLELQVYPGDAFLLCSDGLYQGLSSDALGNALSLASPHVALQRLLDGALRGSARDNMTAVVIRQ, encoded by the coding sequence ATGCCGGTTACCAGCCCCTGGCGCAGCGCTGCGCGCACCGATCCTGGCAAGGTTCGGGCGCGCAACGAAGATGCCTTCCTCGATTGTCCGGAGCAAGGGCTCTGGGTGGTCGCGGATGGCATGGGCGGACATCAGAGAGGCGACGTCGCCAGCCAGTTGATTGTCGCCAGCTTGGCTGAGCTGCCGGCGCAGGGCGGTTTCGACGAGCGAGTCAAGGGTTTGCGCCAGTGCCTGCATTGGCTTAATCGGCGCCTGGGCCAGGAGTTGACCGTCACCGCCGAGCGGCATGACAGCATTATGGGCAGCACCGTGGTCGCACTGTTGCTGGAAGGCAACCGCGCGGCGTGCATCTGGGCCGGTGACAGCCGCTGTTACCTGTGGCGCGGGCAGCGTTTGTACCAGTTGTCCAGGGACCATTCGCTGCAGCAGCAATTGATCGACGAGCAACAGATGAGCGTCGAGCAGGCGCGGGCGCATCCGGCGGCCAATGCCCTGACCCGGGCAGTGGGCGCCAGCGAGCAACTGACCCTGGAGGTCCTGGAGCTGCAGGTCTATCCCGGCGATGCCTTCCTGCTGTGCAGTGATGGCCTGTACCAAGGGCTGAGCAGCGACGCACTGGGCAATGCGTTGAGCCTGGCTTCGCCGCACGTGGCGCTGCAACGTCTGTTGGACGGCGCCCTGCGGGGCTCGGCACGGGACAACATGACCGCCGTGGTGATCCGCCAATGA
- a CDS encoding serine/threonine-protein kinase — MSDLNAALDDILIGEDAASNLTCSAFAEVNEAPRPQPNKGKARNRSRSRSRSKAKSVAPVGELPDVLAGRYRLERLLGAGGMGAVYRARDLLHEQFGEPDPYLALKVMSEAFSETPDASALLYSEFALSRRLRHPNIVRVYSFEVDTQCRRAFITMELMRGLALDRLLCERPTGLPWNELCDVVRPLLDALAYSHAQGVLHGDLKPSNVMLCEDGVRLFDFGLSQAEEGILTGLPQLSRSRFNAWTPSYAAPELLEEGVVSVSSDLYAVACVIYELASGKHPFRRLPATQARNERLDHQLQAPRNLAKHCWPVLRKALAFDPSVRLTTVSPLRDVFREPSSWLKRWLCRA; from the coding sequence ATGAGTGACCTCAACGCCGCTTTGGATGACATCCTGATAGGCGAGGATGCGGCCAGCAATCTGACCTGTTCCGCCTTCGCTGAAGTCAATGAGGCCCCGCGTCCCCAGCCTAATAAGGGCAAGGCCCGCAACCGCTCCAGGAGCCGCTCTCGTTCCAAAGCCAAGTCCGTGGCGCCTGTGGGCGAACTACCGGATGTGCTGGCCGGACGTTATCGCCTCGAGCGCCTGCTTGGGGCCGGAGGCATGGGCGCGGTCTACCGTGCGCGGGATTTATTGCACGAGCAGTTCGGCGAGCCGGACCCTTACCTAGCGCTCAAAGTCATGAGCGAAGCATTTTCCGAGACGCCGGATGCCAGCGCCTTGCTCTACAGCGAGTTCGCCCTGAGCCGACGCCTGCGTCACCCAAACATCGTGCGCGTGTACAGTTTTGAGGTGGACACCCAGTGCCGGCGCGCCTTCATCACCATGGAACTTATGCGCGGCCTGGCCCTGGACCGATTGCTCTGCGAACGGCCTACCGGTCTACCGTGGAATGAGCTGTGCGATGTGGTGCGGCCACTGCTTGATGCCCTGGCATACAGCCACGCTCAGGGTGTGCTGCATGGCGACCTGAAGCCGAGTAACGTGATGCTGTGTGAAGACGGTGTGCGACTGTTCGACTTCGGGCTCAGCCAGGCCGAGGAGGGTATCCTCACCGGCTTGCCGCAGCTCAGCCGCAGTCGCTTCAACGCCTGGACACCAAGTTATGCTGCCCCTGAACTGCTGGAGGAGGGTGTGGTGTCGGTCAGCAGCGATCTCTATGCGGTGGCGTGTGTGATCTATGAGCTGGCCAGCGGCAAACACCCGTTCCGCCGATTACCTGCAACTCAGGCCCGTAATGAGCGTCTTGATCATCAACTGCAAGCACCTCGGAACCTTGCGAAACACTGTTGGCCTGTTCTGCGGAAGGCCTTGGCTTTTGATCCGTCGGTGCGACTCACCACGGTCTCCCCGCTACGGGATGTTTTTAGAGAACCTTCTTCATGGCTCAAGCGCTGGCTGTGTCGGGCCTGA